One segment of Bradyrhizobium sp. WD16 DNA contains the following:
- a CDS encoding DUF3237 domain-containing protein has translation MVAPLASRHVFSLSISVGQPIEAGDFGYGARRIIPILAGELSGPGAGGGINGRIRNGGADYQVIRPNGLTELEAKYAVELDDGAVIYIENIGIRFGPADALEKIRRGEAVDPALIYFRSMPRFETGHPAWRWLMEALFVGVGTRRPDRVELDVHQIL, from the coding sequence ATGGTCGCACCGCTTGCCTCGCGCCACGTCTTCAGTCTCTCGATCAGTGTCGGCCAGCCGATCGAGGCCGGCGACTTCGGCTATGGCGCGCGCCGCATCATCCCGATCCTCGCCGGCGAACTGAGCGGTCCCGGGGCGGGCGGCGGTATCAACGGGCGTATTCGCAACGGCGGGGCCGACTATCAGGTCATCCGGCCCAATGGCCTCACCGAACTGGAGGCCAAATACGCCGTCGAGCTCGATGACGGCGCCGTGATCTACATCGAGAATATCGGTATCCGCTTCGGCCCGGCGGACGCGCTGGAGAAGATCCGGCGCGGGGAGGCGGTCGATCCCGCGCTGATCTATTTCCGCTCGATGCCCCGTTTCGAAACCGGCCATCCGGCCTGGCGCTGGTTGATGGAGGCGCTGTTCGTCGGCGTCGGGACGCGCCGCCCTGACCGCGTCGAACTCGACGTCCACCAGATCCTGTGA
- a CDS encoding YkgJ family cysteine cluster protein, whose protein sequence is MVERPTPPVTDAAVGADNPCQGCGACCAYSANWPRFSTEDDAALGLIPEALVNDRQSGMRCERDRCCALKGNVGVATACAIYAVRPEVCRSCEPGDPECNLARRRYGLRPLPETA, encoded by the coding sequence ATGGTCGAGCGGCCGACACCGCCTGTGACCGATGCCGCCGTCGGCGCCGATAATCCTTGCCAGGGTTGCGGCGCCTGCTGCGCCTATTCCGCCAATTGGCCACGCTTCAGCACCGAGGACGACGCGGCGCTGGGCCTCATTCCCGAAGCCCTCGTCAACGACCGTCAGTCCGGCATGCGCTGCGAGCGCGACCGCTGCTGCGCGCTCAAGGGCAATGTCGGCGTCGCCACGGCCTGTGCGATTTACGCAGTGCGACCGGAGGTGTGCCGCAGTTGCGAGCCGGGCGATCCGGAATGCAATCTGGCGCGCCGTCGCTACGGGCTGCGCCCGCTGCCGGAAACGGCCTGA
- a CDS encoding nitroreductase: protein MTSSSGRIEAVEALLAERYSCRAFRPDPVPRPVIERVLAAAQRTASWCNSQPWQVIVASGAAAARFRDAIFAEAGADTSAHASGSDFPFPREYRGVYLERRRESGFQLYNALGIARGDKQGYRLQSLQNFKLFGAPHVAVISTDEALGVYGAVDCGGYVANFMMAAQALGVATIPQAALAGYSKFIRGYFGLGEDRRVVCGISFGYADPSHPANSYRTSRASIGEAATFIDE from the coding sequence ATGACTTCGTCGTCCGGCCGCATCGAGGCGGTCGAGGCGCTGCTCGCCGAGCGCTATTCGTGCCGCGCCTTCCGCCCCGATCCGGTGCCGCGCCCGGTGATCGAACGGGTTCTCGCAGCGGCCCAGCGCACTGCATCCTGGTGCAACAGCCAGCCCTGGCAGGTGATCGTGGCGAGCGGCGCGGCGGCGGCACGGTTTCGCGACGCGATCTTCGCCGAGGCGGGTGCGGACACCTCCGCACATGCGTCAGGGTCGGACTTTCCCTTTCCCCGCGAGTATCGCGGCGTCTATCTCGAGCGTCGCCGCGAAAGCGGCTTCCAGCTCTACAACGCCCTCGGCATCGCGCGCGGCGACAAGCAGGGCTACCGCCTGCAGTCGCTGCAGAATTTCAAGCTGTTCGGCGCGCCGCATGTCGCCGTCATCAGCACCGACGAGGCTTTGGGCGTCTACGGCGCGGTCGATTGCGGCGGCTATGTCGCCAATTTCATGATGGCGGCGCAGGCGCTCGGTGTCGCCACTATCCCCCAGGCGGCGCTGGCCGGTTATTCGAAATTCATCCGCGGCTATTTCGGTCTTGGCGAGGACCGCCGTGTGGTCTGCGGCATCTCGTTCGGCTATGCCGATCCGTCTCATCCCGCCAACAGCTACCGCACCAGTCGGGCGTCGATCGGCGAGGCCGCGACCTTCATCGACGAATAG
- a CDS encoding PaaI family thioesterase, whose translation MERGAIPDGFERHFRRSPLTDPWEPIYSRRGDDAVVIGLRLTAAHTNSRGFVHGGLIAALADNAMGLSCAATSADPVSLVTISLAVDFVGSARTGQWLQIEPTVIKSGGSICFTQCLVTADSAVCARANATFKALRKS comes from the coding sequence ATGGAGCGCGGCGCAATTCCGGATGGGTTCGAGCGGCATTTTCGCCGCAGCCCGCTGACCGATCCCTGGGAGCCGATCTATTCCAGGCGCGGCGACGATGCGGTCGTCATCGGTTTGCGGCTGACCGCGGCCCACACCAATTCCCGCGGCTTCGTCCACGGCGGGCTGATCGCGGCGCTGGCGGACAACGCCATGGGGCTGAGCTGCGCCGCGACATCGGCCGATCCGGTCTCGCTGGTGACGATCAGCCTGGCGGTCGATTTCGTCGGGTCGGCCAGGACCGGCCAGTGGCTGCAGATCGAACCGACGGTGATCAAGAGCGGCGGCTCGATCTGCTTCACGCAATGCCTCGTCACCGCCGATAGCGCCGTCTGCGCCCGCGCCAACGCGACCTTCAAGGCGCTGCGCAAATCATGA
- a CDS encoding TetR family transcriptional regulator, translated as MPAVRNSTAERLLAAASALMIERNSIELSLADIAQKSGANAALVKYHFGNKEGLLLALLARDAEAQFSNLKFLLAQPISPTEKLRLHIAGIVNAYYRSPYMNRLIHFLLHGSSESSADSVSVFFIKPLLDFQRRLLDEGVAAGQFRKVDPIFFYTHVVGACDHLFHGRHAMERAAGVGEVTDEVRRNYIDYMIETLLGGMLCPAGGRGPAAVTTATCRSVEAQKRKR; from the coding sequence ATGCCCGCCGTGCGGAATTCGACCGCAGAGCGGTTGCTTGCGGCGGCCAGCGCATTGATGATCGAGCGTAACTCGATCGAGTTGTCGCTCGCCGACATCGCCCAGAAATCCGGGGCCAATGCCGCGCTGGTCAAATACCACTTCGGCAACAAGGAAGGCCTTCTGCTGGCGCTGCTCGCCCGCGACGCCGAGGCCCAGTTCTCCAATCTGAAGTTTCTGCTGGCACAGCCGATCTCGCCGACCGAAAAATTGCGGTTGCACATCGCCGGCATCGTCAACGCCTATTACCGCTCGCCCTACATGAACCGCCTGATCCATTTCCTGCTGCATGGCAGCAGCGAAAGCTCGGCGGATTCGGTCTCGGTCTTCTTCATCAAGCCGCTGCTCGATTTCCAGCGCCGGTTGCTGGACGAGGGGGTTGCGGCGGGCCAATTCCGCAAGGTAGACCCGATCTTCTTCTATACGCATGTGGTCGGCGCCTGCGATCATCTCTTCCATGGCCGCCACGCCATGGAGCGCGCCGCGGGTGTCGGCGAGGTCACGGACGAGGTGCGGCGCAACTATATCGACTACATGATCGAGACTCTGCTCGGCGGCATGCTGTGTCCGGCGGGCGGGCGCGGTCCGGCGGCGGTAACGACCGCAACTTGCCGAAGCGTGGAAGCGCAGAAGCGCAAACGATAA
- a CDS encoding pyridoxamine 5'-phosphate oxidase family protein, with the protein MSQLPPLVSDVAFTPTVKEIQGRKGSRSAYERAAWAREISPDLAGFIAAQTSFFLATANAAGQPYIQHRGGPAGFLHMLGPTTLGFADFSGNRQYISAGNLADNPKAFLFLIDYTHRQRVKIWGEARLIDDRPDLVAQLMPQGYKARGEAAVLFEVAAWNANCPQHIPQRFEAADVTAAIAVREARIAELEAELATSRAQGATG; encoded by the coding sequence ATGAGCCAGCTTCCACCTTTGGTCAGCGACGTTGCCTTCACGCCCACCGTGAAGGAGATTCAGGGCCGTAAAGGCTCCCGCTCCGCCTATGAACGCGCCGCCTGGGCGCGCGAGATCAGCCCCGACCTCGCCGGTTTCATCGCCGCCCAGACCAGCTTCTTCCTCGCCACCGCCAATGCCGCCGGGCAGCCCTATATCCAGCACCGCGGCGGGCCGGCCGGCTTTCTGCACATGCTGGGGCCCACCACGCTCGGCTTCGCCGATTTCAGCGGCAACCGTCAATATATCAGCGCCGGCAATCTCGCCGATAATCCCAAGGCCTTTCTGTTCCTGATCGACTATACTCATCGCCAGCGGGTCAAGATCTGGGGGGAGGCTCGCCTTATCGACGACCGGCCGGATCTGGTGGCGCAACTGATGCCGCAAGGCTACAAGGCGCGCGGCGAAGCCGCGGTCCTGTTCGAGGTCGCCGCCTGGAACGCCAACTGCCCGCAGCACATTCCCCAGCGCTTCGAGGCGGCAGACGTCACCGCCGCAATCGCCGTGCGCGAGGCGCGGATCGCGGAGCTGGAAGCAGAATTGGCCACGTCACGGGCACAAGGCGCAACTGGATGA
- a CDS encoding crotonase/enoyl-CoA hydratase family protein yields the protein MAMGNASTGIPDPTALLRIERVGSILTVGLNRPAKRNALNDSTVRAIDECFSTIASDVRVVVVYGVGDHFSAGLDLSELSETDVIEGLEHSRMWHRAFEKVQYARVPVVAALKGAVIGGGLELACACHIRVAEPSAYYALPEGQRGIFVGGGASVRLPRLVGVARMADMMLTGRVYTASEGVTLGFSQYLTAEGGAYDKALELAERITTNAPLTNFAVLQALPLIAEAPPQVGFMMEALTATVAQNSKEAKERIRAFLERKAGRVRPT from the coding sequence ATCGCCATGGGAAACGCCTCGACCGGGATCCCCGATCCCACCGCGCTGCTCCGCATCGAACGGGTTGGCAGCATTCTCACCGTCGGACTGAATCGCCCTGCCAAGCGCAACGCGCTCAACGATTCGACTGTGCGGGCGATCGACGAGTGCTTCTCGACCATCGCCTCCGACGTGCGGGTGGTGGTGGTCTACGGCGTCGGCGACCATTTTTCGGCAGGCCTCGATCTCTCGGAACTCTCCGAAACCGACGTCATTGAAGGCCTCGAGCATTCGCGGATGTGGCACCGCGCCTTCGAAAAGGTGCAGTACGCCCGCGTGCCGGTGGTCGCGGCGCTCAAGGGTGCGGTGATCGGCGGCGGCCTCGAACTCGCCTGTGCCTGCCATATCCGCGTCGCCGAGCCGAGCGCCTATTATGCATTGCCCGAAGGCCAGCGCGGCATCTTCGTCGGCGGCGGCGCCTCGGTGCGGTTGCCGCGTCTCGTTGGCGTGGCGCGGATGGCCGACATGATGCTGACCGGCCGGGTCTACACCGCCAGCGAAGGCGTGACGCTCGGCTTCTCCCAATATCTCACGGCCGAGGGTGGCGCCTATGACAAGGCCCTCGAACTCGCCGAGCGCATCACCACCAATGCGCCGCTGACCAATTTCGCCGTGCTCCAGGCGCTGCCGCTGATCGCGGAAGCGCCGCCGCAGGTCGGTTTCATGATGGAGGCGTTGACGGCGACCGTGGCGCAGAACAGCAAGGAAGCGAAGGAGCGCATCCGCGCCTTTCTCGAACGCAAGGCCGGCAGGGTTCGTCCGACCTGA
- a CDS encoding TetR/AcrR family transcriptional regulator has protein sequence MGARPKHRGAIVAAAAGLFRRRGYAATGINEIVAASGAPKGSLYHYFPGGKDEIAEAALDFAGARVTASMEELSRRATSAAALVRAYGGLLEGWMAQSGWRDGCPLATTVLETAPELPGLTRAGREAFEAWRAVIERALARDGVARFRARRLSALVVAALEGALIVSRADGDGRIIADVTAALAQTLAAAARRPQ, from the coding sequence ATGGGAGCGAGACCGAAGCATCGTGGCGCGATCGTTGCGGCCGCGGCGGGCTTGTTCCGGCGGCGCGGCTATGCGGCGACCGGCATCAACGAGATCGTCGCGGCCAGCGGCGCCCCCAAGGGCTCGCTCTATCACTATTTTCCCGGCGGCAAGGACGAGATCGCGGAGGCGGCGCTCGACTTCGCAGGGGCGCGGGTTACCGCGAGCATGGAGGAGCTCAGCCGGCGCGCGACATCGGCAGCGGCCCTGGTGAGGGCCTATGGCGGACTGCTGGAGGGCTGGATGGCGCAGTCCGGCTGGCGCGACGGCTGCCCTCTGGCGACCACGGTGCTGGAAACTGCGCCTGAGCTGCCGGGGCTGACTCGGGCCGGACGTGAGGCCTTCGAAGCCTGGCGCGCGGTCATTGAGCGCGCTCTGGCGCGCGACGGCGTGGCGAGATTCCGCGCCCGCAGATTGTCAGCCCTGGTGGTGGCCGCGCTCGAGGGCGCGCTGATCGTCAGCCGTGCCGACGGCGATGGCCGGATCATCGCCGACGTCACCGCGGCCCTGGCGCAGACCCTTGCCGCGGCGGCGCGCCGTCCTCAATAG
- the pobA gene encoding 4-hydroxybenzoate 3-monooxygenase codes for MRTQVVIIGSGPSGLLLGQLLHKHGIDNIIVERKDRDYILGRIRAGVLEQGLVAQMDEVGAAARLHKEGLIHGGIELLFGDVRHRIDLNAATGGKNVTVYGQTEVTYDLMEARLAAGLVTVYDADQVTPLDFAGDKPRVTYVKDGATHAIDCDFIAGCDGFHGISRRSVSAGGIQEFERVYPFGWLGVLSDTPPVSPELIYVRNERGFALCSMRSHTRSRYYVQCRLDEHVDDWSDDKFWDELRRRLDEEAADKLVTGPSIEKSIAPLRSFVAEPIRFGRLFLAGDAAHIVPPTGAKGLNLAASDVHYLSQALREFYVEKSPAGIDHYSTKALARIWKAERFSWWMTSMLHRFSDTDPFTARIQLAELNYVVESKAATASLSENYVGLPY; via the coding sequence GTGCGCACGCAGGTAGTGATCATCGGCAGTGGGCCATCAGGACTATTGCTCGGCCAGTTGCTGCACAAACACGGCATCGACAACATCATCGTCGAGCGCAAGGATCGCGACTACATTCTCGGCCGCATCCGCGCCGGCGTGCTCGAGCAGGGCCTCGTCGCACAGATGGACGAAGTCGGGGCCGCGGCGCGCCTGCACAAGGAAGGCCTGATCCACGGCGGCATCGAGCTGCTGTTCGGCGACGTGCGTCATCGCATCGACCTGAACGCCGCCACCGGCGGCAAGAACGTCACCGTCTACGGCCAGACTGAAGTCACCTACGACCTGATGGAGGCGCGCCTCGCCGCCGGCCTCGTCACGGTCTACGATGCCGACCAGGTGACGCCGCTGGATTTCGCCGGCGACAAGCCGCGCGTCACTTACGTCAAGGACGGCGCCACTCACGCCATCGACTGCGATTTCATCGCCGGCTGCGATGGCTTTCACGGCATCAGCCGCCGGAGCGTGTCCGCCGGCGGCATCCAGGAGTTCGAACGCGTCTATCCTTTCGGCTGGCTCGGCGTGCTGTCGGACACGCCGCCGGTGTCTCCCGAGCTGATCTATGTGCGCAACGAGCGCGGCTTCGCGCTGTGTTCGATGCGCTCGCACACCCGCAGCCGCTACTACGTGCAGTGCCGGCTCGACGAGCACGTCGACGACTGGTCCGACGACAAGTTCTGGGACGAGCTGCGCCGTCGGCTCGACGAGGAAGCGGCCGACAAGCTGGTGACCGGCCCCTCGATCGAAAAGAGCATCGCGCCGCTGCGCAGCTTCGTCGCCGAGCCGATCCGCTTCGGTCGCCTGTTCCTTGCCGGCGACGCCGCGCACATCGTGCCGCCGACCGGCGCCAAGGGCCTCAACCTCGCCGCCAGCGACGTCCACTACCTGTCGCAGGCGCTCCGCGAGTTCTACGTCGAGAAGTCGCCGGCCGGTATCGATCACTACTCCACCAAGGCGCTGGCGCGGATCTGGAAGGCCGAGCGTTTCTCGTGGTGGATGACGTCGATGCTGCACCGCTTCTCCGACACCGACCCGTTCACCGCGCGGATCCAGCTCGCCGAACTCAATTATGTGGTGGAATCGAAGGCCGCGACGGCGTCGCTGTCGGAGAACTACGTCGGCCTGCCCTATTGA
- a CDS encoding acetyl-CoA C-acetyltransferase: MAEAYIVAAARTAGGRKGGRLSGWHPADLAAIILDELVERSGADPAQVEDVIMGCVMQTGEQSNNIARNAVMASKLPESVPGTSIDRQCGSSQQALHFAAQAVMSGAMDVVIAAGVESMTRVPMGLASTLPAKNGYGHYKSPRMERRYPDIQFSQFTGAEMMAQKFGLEKELLDQFAYQSHQRAIAATRSGAFKDEIVPVTITWADGSTDTHHIDEGIRFDATIDGIRGVKLITEGGRLTAATSSQICDGASGVMVVNERGLKSLGVKPMARVHHMTMIGHDPVIMLEAPLPATQRALKKAGMKIDDIDLFEVNEAFASVPTAWLKDTGADPARLNVNGGAIALGHPLGGSGTKLMTTLIHALKARNRRYGLQTMCEGGGMANVTIVERL; the protein is encoded by the coding sequence ATGGCTGAAGCCTATATCGTTGCAGCAGCGCGCACCGCGGGAGGACGAAAGGGCGGCAGGCTCTCCGGCTGGCATCCCGCCGATCTCGCAGCCATCATCCTCGATGAACTGGTGGAGCGCAGCGGCGCCGACCCGGCCCAGGTCGAGGACGTGATCATGGGCTGCGTCATGCAGACCGGCGAGCAGTCCAACAACATCGCCCGCAACGCCGTGATGGCCTCGAAGCTGCCGGAAAGCGTGCCCGGCACCTCGATCGACCGGCAATGCGGCTCGTCGCAGCAGGCGCTGCATTTCGCCGCCCAGGCGGTGATGTCGGGCGCGATGGATGTCGTGATCGCCGCGGGCGTGGAGAGCATGACGCGGGTGCCGATGGGCCTCGCCTCGACACTGCCGGCCAAGAACGGCTACGGCCATTACAAGAGCCCGCGGATGGAGCGCCGCTATCCCGATATCCAGTTCAGCCAGTTCACCGGCGCCGAGATGATGGCCCAGAAGTTCGGACTTGAGAAGGAACTGCTCGACCAGTTCGCCTACCAGAGCCATCAGCGCGCCATCGCGGCGACCCGGAGCGGCGCCTTCAAGGACGAGATCGTGCCGGTGACCATCACCTGGGCCGACGGCTCGACCGATACGCATCATATCGACGAGGGAATCCGCTTCGATGCCACGATCGACGGCATCCGCGGCGTCAAGCTGATCACCGAGGGCGGCCGGCTCACGGCGGCGACATCGAGCCAGATCTGCGACGGCGCCTCGGGCGTCATGGTCGTCAACGAGAGGGGGCTGAAATCCCTTGGCGTCAAGCCGATGGCCCGGGTCCATCATATGACGATGATCGGCCACGACCCGGTGATCATGCTGGAAGCTCCGCTGCCGGCGACCCAACGCGCCTTGAAGAAGGCGGGCATGAAGATCGACGATATCGACCTGTTCGAGGTCAACGAGGCCTTCGCCTCGGTACCGACCGCATGGCTGAAGGACACCGGCGCGGATCCGGCGAGGCTCAACGTCAACGGCGGCGCCATCGCCCTCGGCCATCCACTGGGCGGCTCGGGCACCAAGCTGATGACGACGCTGATCCACGCGCTGAAGGCGCGCAATAGGCGCTATGGGCTGCAGACCATGTGCGAAGGCGGCGGCATGGCCAACGTCACCATCGTCGAGCGTCTGTGA
- a CDS encoding CaiB/BaiF CoA-transferase family protein, giving the protein MSRTGASGPLAGIRVIEFAGIGPGPFAAMMLSDMGADVVSVVRPGQGRRDERDFVNRGRRILELDLKQPDHVAQALDLIAAADVLLEGFRPEVMERLGLGPEAALARNPRLVYGRMTGWGQSGPLAQAAGHDINYIAITGALDSFRASNGEAVAPLNLVGDYGGGALFLVVGVLAAVIEAGRSGQGQVVDAAMCDGVSLMLSMFHSMRALGRWTASTRSNLLDGGAHFYRPYQCADGRTIAIGAIEPQFYAELRRLVGLGEDDFGSQFDCANWPAQQRKLEEIFKRKTRDEWVAVLEGTEACVAGVVGLFEAPSHPHLAARKTFVEYAGQLQPAPAPRFSRTASQIQGSAAVAPSTASDILAAWAS; this is encoded by the coding sequence GTGAGCCGGACGGGAGCATCGGGACCACTGGCAGGAATCCGGGTGATCGAATTCGCCGGCATCGGGCCCGGGCCGTTCGCCGCCATGATGCTGTCGGACATGGGGGCCGACGTGGTCTCGGTGGTGCGGCCGGGCCAGGGCAGGCGCGACGAGCGCGACTTCGTCAACCGCGGCCGCCGCATTCTCGAACTCGATCTCAAGCAGCCTGATCACGTCGCCCAGGCGCTCGACCTGATCGCCGCCGCCGACGTGCTGCTCGAAGGTTTCCGTCCCGAGGTGATGGAGCGGCTCGGGCTCGGGCCTGAAGCGGCATTGGCGCGCAACCCGCGCCTGGTCTATGGCCGCATGACCGGATGGGGCCAGAGCGGACCGCTGGCGCAAGCGGCTGGTCACGACATCAATTACATCGCCATCACCGGCGCGCTGGATTCGTTCCGCGCCAGCAACGGGGAGGCGGTGGCGCCGCTCAATCTCGTCGGCGACTACGGCGGCGGCGCACTGTTTCTGGTGGTCGGCGTGCTCGCCGCGGTGATCGAGGCCGGTCGTTCGGGGCAGGGCCAAGTGGTCGATGCCGCGATGTGCGATGGTGTATCGCTGATGCTCTCGATGTTCCACAGCATGCGCGCGCTCGGGCGCTGGACCGCCTCGACGCGCAGCAACCTGCTCGACGGCGGCGCGCATTTCTACCGCCCTTATCAATGCGCCGATGGCCGCACGATCGCGATCGGCGCTATCGAGCCGCAGTTCTATGCCGAGCTGCGCCGTCTCGTCGGCCTCGGTGAGGACGATTTTGGCTCTCAGTTCGACTGCGCGAACTGGCCGGCGCAGCAGCGCAAGCTCGAGGAAATCTTCAAGCGCAAGACCCGCGACGAATGGGTGGCGGTGCTGGAGGGCACGGAGGCTTGCGTTGCCGGCGTGGTCGGCCTGTTCGAGGCGCCGTCGCATCCGCATCTCGCCGCCCGCAAGACGTTCGTCGAGTACGCCGGCCAGCTTCAGCCGGCGCCGGCGCCGCGCTTCTCCCGCACGGCTTCGCAGATCCAGGGTTCGGCGGCGGTGGCACCGTCGACCGCATCGGATATTCTCGCGGCCTGGGCGTCCTAA
- a CDS encoding LysR family transcriptional regulator, which translates to MDRLDAMQAFVTVADLNGFAPAARRLKLSASSVTRLVAGLEEQVGARLLQRTTRAVALTEVGRQYLERARRILADIAEAEAEAAARAERSRPSGHLVVSAPVMFGRLHVNPLMSEFLRRYPDVTGELQLTDRIVNLVEDGIDVAVRIGDLPDSSVVARLVGNMDRVVVASPDYLARRGTPLQPAELRDHDIIHCSGVLPPTEWRFEAEGQALKAPIAPRYVTNSAEAGLWHAEQGGGLTMVLYYQAAEAIAAGRLKLVLEDFEPPLRPIHIVYPAARLLSAKVRAFTDLAVEFCDWRFTRMRGGRS; encoded by the coding sequence ATGGACCGGCTCGATGCCATGCAGGCCTTTGTCACGGTCGCGGACCTCAACGGTTTCGCGCCGGCGGCGCGCCGGCTCAAGCTATCGGCCTCGTCGGTGACGCGGCTGGTCGCTGGCCTTGAAGAACAGGTCGGCGCCCGGCTATTGCAGCGAACGACGCGCGCGGTGGCGCTCACCGAAGTCGGCCGCCAGTATCTGGAGCGGGCCCGGCGCATTCTCGCCGATATTGCCGAAGCCGAAGCCGAGGCCGCGGCGCGGGCGGAGCGCAGCCGGCCCTCGGGTCATCTCGTGGTGTCCGCGCCGGTGATGTTCGGCCGCCTCCACGTCAACCCGCTGATGTCGGAATTCCTGCGCCGCTATCCCGACGTCACCGGCGAGTTGCAGCTCACCGACCGCATCGTCAATCTGGTCGAGGACGGCATCGACGTGGCGGTGCGGATCGGAGATCTGCCGGATTCCAGCGTGGTGGCAAGACTGGTCGGCAACATGGACCGCGTCGTGGTCGCCTCGCCGGACTATCTTGCGCGCCGCGGCACGCCGCTGCAGCCGGCCGAACTGCGCGATCACGACATCATTCATTGTTCGGGCGTGCTGCCGCCGACCGAGTGGCGTTTCGAGGCCGAAGGTCAGGCGCTGAAGGCGCCGATCGCGCCGCGCTATGTCACCAACAGCGCGGAGGCCGGGCTCTGGCATGCCGAACAGGGTGGCGGACTCACCATGGTGCTCTACTATCAGGCAGCGGAGGCCATCGCCGCGGGGCGGCTCAAGCTGGTGCTCGAGGATTTCGAGCCGCCACTACGACCGATCCACATTGTCTATCCGGCGGCGCGGCTGCTGTCGGCCAAGGTGCGCGCATTCACGGATCTGGCGGTCGAGTTCTGCGACTGGCGCTTCACCAGGATGCGGGGCGGACGATCATGA
- a CDS encoding SDR family NAD(P)-dependent oxidoreductase: protein MQLKDVAVVITGGGSGLGAATARAMAAKGAKVAVLDVNKENAETVAAEISGVALVGDVADENDVKAALAKAEAAHGVARVLVNCAGIGGAAKTVGKNGPYPLDQFSRVIRVNLIGTFNCIRLFADRLQTQSPIGEERGVVVNTASVAAFDGQIGQAAYSASKGGIVGLTLPVARDLSSLFIRVCTIAPGLFLTPLLMGLSEEARDSLGKQVPHPARLGKPEEYGALAVHIVENPMLNGETIRLDGAIRMAPR from the coding sequence ATGCAGTTGAAAGACGTAGCCGTCGTCATCACCGGAGGCGGATCCGGCCTCGGGGCGGCGACAGCCCGCGCCATGGCCGCCAAGGGCGCCAAGGTCGCGGTGCTCGACGTCAACAAGGAGAACGCGGAGACGGTCGCCGCCGAAATCAGCGGCGTCGCCCTGGTCGGCGACGTCGCCGATGAAAACGACGTCAAGGCCGCGCTGGCCAAGGCCGAGGCGGCCCACGGCGTCGCCCGCGTCCTGGTGAACTGCGCCGGCATCGGTGGCGCCGCCAAGACCGTCGGCAAGAACGGTCCCTATCCGCTGGACCAGTTCTCGCGCGTCATCCGCGTCAACCTGATCGGCACCTTCAACTGCATCCGTCTGTTCGCCGACCGGCTGCAGACCCAGTCGCCGATCGGCGAGGAGCGCGGCGTCGTCGTCAACACCGCCAGCGTCGCCGCCTTTGACGGCCAGATCGGCCAGGCGGCCTATTCTGCCTCCAAGGGCGGCATTGTCGGCCTGACGCTGCCGGTGGCGCGCGATCTCTCCAGTCTCTTCATCCGCGTCTGCACCATCGCACCGGGGCTGTTCCTCACCCCGCTGCTGATGGGGCTGAGCGAAGAGGCGCGTGACAGCCTCGGCAAGCAGGTCCCGCACCCGGCCCGCCTCGGCAAGCCGGAGGAATACGGCGCGCTGGCGGTGCATATCGTCGAGAACCCGATGCTCAACGGCGAGACCATCCGTCTCGATGGCGCGATCCGCATGGCGCCGAGGTAA